The Apostichopus japonicus isolate 1M-3 chromosome 10, ASM3797524v1, whole genome shotgun sequence genomic sequence aatgtcgacctaaggtacactgttgacctaaggtacacttttttaccataaactgtcgacctaaggtacatattatgcttatatatatatatatttatatctgtatgtttatatatatctatatatatatttgtatgtttgtatatatatatatatatatatatatatatatatatatatatatatatatatatatatatatatatcgatttaACTAAACCCCACTCAGCGTGCTGGATTCTACCATCAACAAATTAAATTTCTACCAAACTTCCTTTAGTACCTCAGCCACGTTGTGTTTATTCCCCCATTGTATCTGGTTCTATGGTATACACAACTTGATGCTGTGGGCTCGAAATCATGGACCCAACCACCGTTTTTGTGAATCGTGTTTCGTAATAATCACTCTCGGTATAGTACCAAGGGCTAAAAGAATCCAAAATTGAACCCCTTAAACTACAAAGTTACAGACCTGATCAAACAGGGAAAAAACCTACAGATGGAGTTTCTTACCTAAGGACCCCTGTGCATGAAAAACCCGAATTATCGCTTCATAAACtataactaataataatatattactaAGCTGACAACCTCCCAGCTCTTCGTCTGCAACtgaaaatcttaaaaacaaatACTACTACCTCGATCACTATATTATCTGCTTTAGTATTTTATGCAATTGTTTAATTAATCGATATTATTGTATCATGTAGTGCACTTACCACTGTAAACAAACTGTGATGTCGAAGGGCAAGTTGTTTTACCCCACCTAACGAAGACCACACCAGGTACATGTGTCGTTGTATTTGGCGTAGGTGTCGTTACAGACTGGGTATCACTGCAAGAACctgaaaatgtcaaaagaaaatgttaccaTTAAAGCAAGCTAGAAATTAAATGAATGtgtgaatggatgaatgaatggatgaatacAATGAACAAAGGAACTTGCAAACAAacgaataaataaatgaatacacGCAAGACCAAATGAGTGTATGGTTGACTGACTGAATGTCCAAATGAATGCCAAAATGAATGAATTGATGATTGAATGCATGGATAAATAAATGCATTAATGAATAAGGAATGAATGTATCAACGATTTAATCGCTGTTTTATTCCTCactgtgctttgttttacttgtgtgtgggtgtttatGTTCGTACGAACGTGTTTGTTTGCATGTGTGTCTCTGTATTTGTACgtttgggtgtgtgtgtgggtatttgtatgtgtttgtatatgtactttttttgcgCGTGTGTAAGCGTGAGTTTTGTATTCACTGATGGTTTGTTTTTCTGGatatgtatacgtatatatTTCGGTAtaagaggagaagaagaaatactcaattcagaatcaattttcacattatgttaataattcctttgtatcattcagatgACATACCTATGTTGTTATTAGATTTCTAAATATAATCGATGTTCcatatacatgtttaataatcgtgaataaatgagatgggaaaaaaaaggaaaaacattaTTTAATGAACGAATCAATCTATGAATTAgttaatgaatgaatggataGATCAATGATTTAAATTATGATTGATTACATGAACATATGATAGTATGAACGAATTGAATGAATTGacgaatggatggatgaatggaatAAACGAACACATACAAACAAGCAGTGGAAGCAATAACTTGGACACACGAACGAGGCAGACATTGACGAACACACGAATAAAAAGGCAAACAAGCTGAAATATGCTCGAGAGCGACTCTTGCAAACTATGAAAATTTAAAGATTGATAAATCTTTAGCAtcgtttttttaatatataatatcttATACTGTTACTCCAGTTATTGATACTGATACTATACTAGCAGTTAACATAGTCCTTagttttcttctcttttataAAACAACTGTTTTGGTGACGATTCACCCGGTTGAGTATTTTGTTGACAATTTCATTCTCTTATCTGCCAACAATATCtggtaatatatttatttaacatatCTGCACGATattatattgatattattaCCACCTTTCTCTTTTCATTCAAGTAAATGACAACAGAAAACTGATAGTCATTATTACGTTGTTCATTTACTTGTATAATTGTACTTAACAAAGCCGAATTCCTAATGAATGAACTTCCCCGCCGCTGTCTGGGTTccatcaaatgaaaataatccgTGATCCCTGCTTACACGGTATACAGGTTCTGTGGCTTCTGGGTGGAGCACCCAACGaagaaatgtcatatatatagagagcgccaccaactaagggctgggTTGCTCACTGGTTCGAGTCCCGTTCTTTTGCCGTAGatatctttgctcttttccatttaTTTCCATATTTGAACTAATAAATATCATTAACAGTTAAAGAGCGATGGTTCTAAATTCAATTATagtttgaaatatattaacttaaTACCTAGCGTTCCGTCACGTCCATCCCTTCCAGGCAGGCCAGGGGCTCCTGAGCTACCACTTGCACCAACCGGACCAGGCATTCCTATGGTACCCTGCAATCCATCACGACCAGGTATCCCAGGAATGCCATGTGGACCTGGACTCCCGATTGGGCCAGCAGGACAAAGATAACACTCGCTGTCTGAAAATACAAACGTGAATGAAATGGGCCAAATGAAAACATGAATTcttataaattaaataataaaacctGATGATAtttctatagcctatatatatatatatatatatatatatatatatatatatatatatatataaataaaatactgtatatacacccAGATTGTACATATCAATAGGATTGAAGTTTCATACTAACCGTTCAATCTTTGGGAAATGTCACATGTTTCGTTTATTCTTGCTTTTATATGGTGtagtttttcttttcacattCTGGTCACCTAGAATCGCATTCAATTAAATTCCCTTTTCCATTACGCGGTAATTAAGGGGGTGCGGAAGTTTGTCAGTGGAAGTCGGTCAGATGACAAGCGTCACCAACTACAACAAGAGAAAATAGTATTACGTTGGATAACTTCCTTCCTTTTAAACTGGTGAAATCATTAAGTAACACGAAGTGACATTTAAACAACTCCAAAAAAAGGGGAAGTTTAAAAGCTTGCTTTAAAGTTCAAAATTCTGTAAGTACTATGGATAAAACAGTATTAAGTTGGGTAACATCCTTCCTTTGTAACTTGTACAAGATAATATGAAGTGCATATATATAACTACAGCGTGCATATCATGCCCTCTGTGTATGCACAATACCAGATCGGACGTAATTGCGCTGTTTTATGTAACAActattatattttcaaacttcTATAGTTTTCGATTGCATATATCATTATCTTTTACCTGAGTTAAATCCCCCACCCTAAATAGAGTTGTtaccgcaccccccccccccctcttcccatGAATGTAGATATGTCCAAACCAAATTCAATAAATCCCTCAGATTTAATCCAACTGTTGTTTTACCCAATGGTGAAAGGGGAGCGGTGACGGAGGGACGCGGGGTGGGGGTTGACGAACTTCTTACTACGAAAGAAAGTTACTCTCTAAATCAATTGGTGGGTTGATgatcaaataaaaaacaaaagcacGCTAATGATTGTCATTGTTGGTCACGTGaaagtaaacatttgtttttactTACATCCGGTATTGCTACTGATGTGATTTTTTAGTCTCTTCTCTGTTGGGAAGTAATTTGCTTCTCGTCGAGACCTATCAGAAAATTGTTCTTTGTTTAGTCTGTAGCTTGCTTCTGTGACGTCATTAGTGTCACCTTTATAATGAAGCTCATCTCTCAAGGCATCCAACATTTCTCTCATACTTCTGTCCTCTGACGCAAGGCGATCGATTTTAACCTTTGAAGAGagtaaaaataaagaaaatgattttCGGTTGAATAACGATCATTTACAAACTAATTAATGGTCAACTTCACAATGGTGTTAATGTTATCAGGTTAAAAATACCGCTGTAGGAATTATCCAACCTTTCTTAATATCAATCTTTCTTGATGTTCAGGGTCTGATTAATAGTTGGGCCCGGAACCCGGACCTCCGATCTAATAGGCCCTCCAATTAAAAGCCTTGCAGCTTGATAAATGCTATCACATTTATGATAGACTATAAGAAATAAACCGGTTTTTCCTAtttatttgctttcattttgcTGGGTTTATTGCCGATTGTCTAATACTCGTagacttttttcttttaatttttggcATACAGTTGACAGAAATTCCGTTGTGTTTGAGCAAAAAAAAAGTTAGTGTTGGAAGTAGATTAAACAGATCTACCATACGTAATTATACTTATCATCGGCCGTTTTTTATGATAAAATCTAGTTACTATATCCCTTTGATTCATTTAACGGAAACAGAGGAAATAAGTGAAGTGAAGTAGCAATTTAGGGATTTTTACGTGCATGAGTTATTGTATAAAATATCAGCGCGGCTTGCACATAATATATATCACGATGGAGGCTGgtagttttttcactgttcttgattttccaactcactatacgatttcaattatatattcaaCTTCCTTCAGCGTTTCAGACAGagactataggcctacattcaACCCGAGAAATGCACAGCTACAAAAGGCGTCACCCCTTTCTTGTCGAGATCATCGTTCTCGCAGTGGAGGAGGGGGACACGTTACCCCACCCTACCCCTATTGTAGCTGTGTATTGCGCGGGTTGAATGTAGGCCTAAAGCCTATATGTCTAAAACGCTGAAGGATGTTGTATAGGTAAATGAAGCATTACCATGTAAACTAAGATACGTTACGAAAGAATATAGGCTATAGGTTGCTTTCACCTTTGTCCTGAACGATTGTTATATAAGCGTCCTAAGATCGTAATAAGATCGCTGTGATCGAGTAATGATTATGGTGTGGATGGCGTGCAGGGGGCAATATTCCCACAAGGGTTTAAGGGACCTCGATTGTAGGTACAGCGAATGTCTATTACGAACTAGGTATGCTATGTTACTTGCATGGGTCACAAAGTATTTCATAATTGATGGAAGGACCTATCTTCTAACTGATACGTATTTGAATAACGTAGGAAACTTAACTGGGTTATACAATGTATATCCTCCGTGCAACGGTAATTTTGTAGTAGCTCTTACTGTTTCAAGATATTTACCtttataatatgtttattttctggaATGTTCGTTTAAGGCTACATAGACGATGAAGTCGCCTACACGGTCCAGGCCTTAAATGctatcaatatatattaataatttaatatattgtcATATAAGTTCTTTTAATTGCAATAATCAAAGAAGCACCCATACACGGATGACAGCCAACGTCATTTATCCCTCACAAATTCGATATTTGAGGCTCATATATAAAGTCTTATGTTTGTCTATTAAGTATTGTGTTACATCGATGATATAACCTACTGGGTTGTGTGCTAGACTAAGTTGTCCAGCCACTTCAATTAATAAACAGTTAGTGACTGAAGcgtcaattttgttttcaaaatgttaaagtGCTATTGCAATCAAGATTAATAGCGTCCTCTTAAACGTTCCACATCATAATGAAATCATTCGATAATTTTCAATGACATCATATATGCCTATAACTGTAAACTGAAAACAGGATTATTACCTTTTATCCTAAACAAAGAAGCCAAAACAAAGAATTAACAATGAACACTAATAATTAACAAACCTGGTTAGTTTCGATAATATTCCGTAGATGAAGATCCTCCGTTTTGCTAGTTCCCCATTGCTCTATATCTACTGTATCGTTCGGTAAAGATTCTGGATCGACACAAACCGTCATCAAAATAAAATCACAAAGAACATAAAATCTCAGTTTCTCCATATTTTGGTTCAGACTCGCggatatatagcctatatataattcaaaatgacaacaactcTGCTAAGTTATTACTTCAGAAGGAATAAGACGCTTCAAGAAACTTGGATAAAGAAGTATTAAATTATATCATTATTTAATGTTGACACCGCCAACCCCTCGGTACCGCTATATTGTGTAGTGCAAACATCCTGTAATCACAACTCGGAATAACTCAATTAAAAGCTGAATAGCATCctgttaaataataatttccaCAAAGGAATCAATAACAAGTTATCATTTGACCTTATCATAAGTGAGCTGTTTTAACTGTTAGCGAAATCCTTTtcaatgaaaaaacaaagacaaagggatttcatattttgtctatAATTCCGCTAAATGGATGGAATAATCCACGAAAGTAACCAGACTTGATAAAGTCTTTGTAAGATCATTCCGCTTAGATttgtcttaaaggcattgaagactcgccccaaaccgcatgcgaccatctgaaaaaaaagttaactttctgttgcttgcaagtgacgttttgttcttgtcgctacaaaatgcagatagaaatgaaacgtgataccttattatctttagctggacctgagatgcccatcgctgtatcgtttttacactgtgctgtgggtattgaccgcagctgtatgtactgactgtacacttcCGTtatgtctaattaccgacggtagcaaagTGTGTGtctattttctgggatcgatggtggtgtctaacacttccgttacacctcattccaaactaggtcagattaccggcattagacgtttctttttgcgcgagtcttcacacccttagCCTAAGTCACCTGGGGGCGCTGTTCATCACTGGTATCCAGAGCCGCTTGAAATAATCAAAGAACTTAATATATAGCTTTATCATCAAGGCGAAACTTTTCTACCTGATGTGTAAAGGAGAACGAGCGGTGAAAATGGTTCACCTGTGTTATACCTGTTGGTCCTACaagaataaatacattttttggGGCATAAAGAATAAAGAAGttaagggtgggtgggggacaATATCGTTTAAATCACCAAATAATACATTGAGTTTATTGAGGAAAATATCATTACTGAGGATTAGAAACACGGCATCACTCCAGAATTTAACAACAAAGGGTAGTACCATACCAAATGGGATAAGTTCTCACCACATGTCTTGTGTTAGtgttatgtcccgcttcagagcaccctcattgtcagtacgagcagtatgaatatcatgtttctaacAGATCAAGGTAAGGAATTGTTTTGTACTGACAATGCCAGTGCTTTGAAAGCATGacattggagtacagtttacaGAGGTATCATCATTAGAAAATTGCCCAACTGCTTGCGTGTTTCCTTCAagaaatgcatattcatcaccTAAAGTACCGATACTCACAAACACTCAAACTTGGCTTACAACCATCATTCTCATTGTTGCATTATAAAACGCTTTGTAGTCACACAAAATACCCGACGTTAATAACCAAACTGAGCCTAGACCTAATAGTCTGTTGATGTCGAATCCATTTGACAATTTTGCCCTAAGTTGACCTTCTA encodes the following:
- the LOC139975374 gene encoding uncharacterized protein isoform X1 — protein: MEKLRFYVLCDFILMTVCVDPESLPNDTVDIEQWGTSKTEDLHLRNIIETNQVKIDRLASEDRSMREMLDALRDELHYKGDTNDVTEASYRLNKEQFSDRSRREANYFPTEKRLKNHISSNTGYSECYLCPAGPIGSPGPHGIPGIPGRDGLQGTIGMPGPVGASGSSGAPGLPGRDGRDGTLGSCSDTQSVTTPTPNTTTHVPGVVFVRWGKTTCPSTSQFVYSGISAGTYHMNKGGSVEILCLPSTPQYSFAVSGRQETRSPIVMVEYSTGSFQPLQQVHNHEMPCCVCMAPRRMSKLVIPARNTCPSSEWTLEYSGYLQSAARTWYRTATICLDQSPETIPGTESDWNGAMLMNTEFRCNQCGEYTDGFELTCAVCTI
- the LOC139975374 gene encoding uncharacterized protein isoform X2, which codes for MHVKIDRLASEDRSMREMLDALRDELHYKGDTNDVTEASYRLNKEQFSDRSRREANYFPTEKRLKNHISSNTGYSECYLCPAGPIGSPGPHGIPGIPGRDGLQGTIGMPGPVGASGSSGAPGLPGRDGRDGTLGSCSDTQSVTTPTPNTTTHVPGVVFVRWGKTTCPSTSQFVYSGISAGTYHMNKGGSVEILCLPSTPQYSFAVSGRQETRSPIVMVEYSTGSFQPLQQVHNHEMPCCVCMAPRRMSKLVIPARNTCPSSEWTLEYSGYLQSAARTWYRTATICLDQSPETIPGTESDWNGAMLMNTEFRCNQCGEYTDGFELTCAVCTI
- the LOC139975374 gene encoding uncharacterized protein isoform X3 — encoded protein: MREMLDALRDELHYKGDTNDVTEASYRLNKEQFSDRSRREANYFPTEKRLKNHISSNTGYSECYLCPAGPIGSPGPHGIPGIPGRDGLQGTIGMPGPVGASGSSGAPGLPGRDGRDGTLGSCSDTQSVTTPTPNTTTHVPGVVFVRWGKTTCPSTSQFVYSGISAGTYHMNKGGSVEILCLPSTPQYSFAVSGRQETRSPIVMVEYSTGSFQPLQQVHNHEMPCCVCMAPRRMSKLVIPARNTCPSSEWTLEYSGYLQSAARTWYRTATICLDQSPETIPGTESDWNGAMLMNTEFRCNQCGEYTDGFELTCAVCTI